The following are encoded in a window of Thermococcus sp. M39 genomic DNA:
- a CDS encoding prolyl oligopeptidase family serine peptidase, which yields MEDPYIWTENLNDERVLKLVEEENKRFREFIGDLPEKLIDEVRKYYYLPNIWEAQITKRGTFVKINEAGRQLIKLFETGEIIVDSKKLEEELCDEVLLQSFTVDKEGRRLAYNFSIGGADEGITRIIDLKTGEIIEEIKPSLWNIVFLDDGYYFARFYRKEKTPDGMESPAERIFLKKEKEEIMVFGKGLGSGYFMNLRKSTDGKWAMLTVTFGWNKADIYLGPIDEPEKWEKVYSSDAPAYPIDVINGKLYIYTREGKGLGKIIAIENNKAEEIIPEDEFPLEWAVIVNNKILAGYLVHASSKLKVFTLDGRLREEISFEIPGQVYPLDSDGKQILLRYESFTVPYRLYRFREKLELVDEVKVEGEFEVSEDFAVSKDGTRIHYFVVKKKGAEDKKAWVFGYGGFNIALLPRFIPQVIPFIERGGTFVMANLRGGSEYGEEWHRAGMRENKQNVFDDFIAVLEKLKSEGYKVVAWGRSNGGLLVSAVLTQRPDVMDAALIGYPVIDMLRFHKLYIGSVWIPEYGNPDDPKDREFLLKYSPYHNVKPQKYPPTLIYTGLHDDRVHPAHALKFLMRLKEVNAPVYLRVETKSGHMGASPETRVKELTDLLAFVVKVLDVES from the coding sequence ATGGAAGATCCATACATCTGGACGGAGAATCTAAATGATGAGCGCGTTCTCAAGCTAGTTGAGGAAGAGAACAAGCGCTTTAGGGAATTCATTGGAGATTTACCAGAAAAGCTGATTGATGAAGTTAGGAAGTATTATTACCTGCCCAACATCTGGGAAGCTCAGATTACAAAGAGAGGAACCTTTGTAAAGATAAATGAAGCAGGGAGACAGCTCATAAAGCTCTTTGAAACTGGAGAGATTATAGTTGATTCTAAAAAGCTTGAAGAGGAACTTTGCGATGAGGTTCTTCTTCAGAGTTTCACCGTTGACAAGGAAGGGAGAAGATTAGCCTACAACTTTTCAATTGGAGGGGCTGATGAAGGGATAACGAGAATAATTGACCTTAAAACTGGAGAAATCATTGAGGAGATCAAGCCTTCCTTGTGGAACATTGTTTTCCTTGATGACGGTTATTATTTCGCCCGCTTTTACAGGAAGGAGAAAACTCCTGATGGTATGGAATCACCAGCAGAGAGAATTTTTCTGAAGAAAGAAAAAGAGGAGATAATGGTATTCGGTAAGGGACTTGGCTCAGGCTACTTTATGAATCTGCGCAAAAGCACAGATGGAAAGTGGGCAATGCTGACGGTTACATTCGGCTGGAACAAAGCGGATATCTACCTCGGCCCAATTGACGAGCCAGAAAAGTGGGAGAAAGTATATTCAAGCGATGCTCCAGCTTATCCGATAGATGTCATCAACGGAAAGCTCTACATCTACACGCGCGAAGGAAAAGGCCTTGGAAAGATCATTGCAATCGAAAATAACAAAGCTGAGGAAATAATTCCAGAAGATGAGTTTCCGCTTGAGTGGGCTGTTATCGTCAATAATAAAATACTCGCTGGATACTTAGTTCACGCTTCTTCAAAGCTCAAGGTGTTCACTCTTGATGGAAGGCTTAGGGAAGAGATAAGCTTTGAGATACCAGGACAGGTTTACCCGCTTGACAGCGATGGAAAACAGATTTTACTCAGATACGAAAGCTTTACAGTCCCCTACAGGCTCTACCGCTTTAGGGAAAAGCTTGAGCTGGTTGATGAAGTTAAAGTTGAAGGAGAATTTGAAGTAAGTGAAGACTTTGCAGTATCAAAAGACGGCACCAGGATTCACTACTTTGTGGTTAAGAAAAAAGGAGCAGAAGACAAAAAAGCTTGGGTCTTTGGATACGGCGGCTTCAACATTGCCTTGCTCCCAAGGTTCATTCCTCAGGTGATTCCCTTCATCGAGCGCGGTGGAACCTTTGTTATGGCAAATCTAAGGGGTGGTAGCGAGTACGGTGAGGAGTGGCACAGAGCTGGAATGAGAGAGAACAAGCAGAACGTCTTTGATGACTTCATAGCTGTTTTGGAGAAGTTGAAGAGCGAGGGCTATAAAGTTGTTGCTTGGGGAAGGAGCAACGGCGGACTTTTAGTTTCTGCCGTGCTAACACAGAGACCAGATGTTATGGACGCCGCTTTAATTGGATATCCAGTCATTGATATGCTCCGCTTCCACAAGCTCTACATCGGCAGCGTCTGGATTCCGGAATATGGAAACCCTGATGATCCAAAGGATAGGGAATTTCTGCTGAAGTATTCACCTTATCACAATGTGAAGCCTCAAAAATACCCGCCAACGCTCATCTATACAGGTCTGCATGATGATAGAGTTCATCCAGCTCACGCATTAAAGTTCCTCATGCGTCTAAAAGAGGTGAATGCTCCAGTCTATTTGAGAGTCGAGACGAAGAGCGGCCACATGGGAGCTTCACCAGAAACAAGAGTGAAGGAGCTGACAGATTTGCTGGCCTTTGTGGTTAAGGTGTTGGACGTCGAGAGCTAG
- a CDS encoding GNAT family N-acetyltransferase: MILRGKVVGSEIPRFKHRWFGILEVEAEGEKYKLYMSGVAQWFVTGDEVEIHIKKKPKVKNGEKILNFDDYELYKFYQGDKIKVWPLWEREYEAKRYSPLTGELLYTYKIKAREATYESDFEAIAELEQYHYASQKEKVALWRCENGHIFEANTKQKCPVCGSEDVHILEIKGSTPASRFLILELENREEYEPRILAYVRVDPPIPLMHRRLPNGEIEKNIRERVFPEDWFHPAFWPEKILKDLYEELKKKYSKKVARSMLWEKAKWQALRESNTAGARIARVVVHPDYRSDGLGQLSVKAALEWIAERRIPEMRKRKHIVETIAQMARYNPFFEKVGFKFLWETASGRPVLFYPLTDEAKEYIERFLKEDPYAPKDGRLWRPSYGKVEPLKSSIVFKNVSKVFESELDIKGLPEEIQELLRAFGVRHRVIQRPVLRNLNFEIKPKELIVIVGASGAGKTTLLRLILGAAKGYWEEKYRPTSGKIEVPDNVKVSVMIPGEFEPSFGSESILEHVYRKIKDLNAAVEVLNRSGLSDAVLYRAKFGELSTGQKERAKIASLLAEKPNLLLMDEFAAHLDTLTAMRVAKKVSEIIREAGITAVIITHRPEVVKALDPDKVLFVGYGTVRVSDGSAHS; the protein is encoded by the coding sequence ATGATTCTTAGGGGTAAAGTCGTTGGTAGTGAAATTCCGCGCTTCAAGCACCGATGGTTTGGAATTCTTGAAGTTGAAGCTGAGGGGGAGAAGTACAAGCTCTATATGAGCGGTGTTGCCCAGTGGTTTGTAACTGGGGATGAAGTTGAAATTCATATAAAGAAAAAGCCGAAAGTCAAAAACGGCGAAAAAATTCTTAATTTTGACGATTATGAGCTTTATAAGTTCTACCAAGGGGATAAAATTAAAGTGTGGCCACTGTGGGAGAGGGAGTATGAAGCAAAGCGCTATTCTCCGCTAACCGGTGAGCTACTCTATACCTATAAAATTAAGGCGAGGGAAGCAACTTATGAGAGTGACTTTGAGGCGATAGCGGAGCTTGAGCAGTATCACTATGCATCTCAGAAGGAGAAAGTAGCACTGTGGAGGTGTGAAAACGGACATATATTTGAAGCGAATACCAAGCAGAAGTGTCCGGTCTGCGGGAGCGAAGATGTCCACATCTTAGAGATTAAAGGTTCAACTCCAGCCTCACGCTTCCTAATCCTTGAGCTTGAGAACAGAGAGGAGTATGAGCCAAGGATTTTAGCTTATGTAAGGGTTGACCCCCCAATTCCCCTGATGCACAGACGATTGCCTAACGGTGAAATAGAGAAGAACATCCGTGAAAGGGTCTTTCCAGAGGACTGGTTCCATCCAGCATTCTGGCCAGAGAAAATTTTGAAGGATCTTTATGAAGAGCTTAAAAAGAAATACTCCAAGAAAGTTGCTCGTTCAATGCTCTGGGAGAAAGCAAAATGGCAAGCCTTAAGAGAGAGCAACACTGCTGGAGCGAGAATTGCAAGAGTTGTTGTTCATCCAGACTACCGCTCCGATGGACTTGGTCAATTGAGCGTTAAAGCTGCTCTGGAGTGGATAGCTGAGAGAAGAATCCCGGAAATGAGAAAGAGGAAGCACATCGTTGAAACCATTGCCCAGATGGCTAGATATAATCCCTTCTTTGAAAAAGTTGGCTTTAAGTTCCTATGGGAAACAGCAAGCGGGAGACCTGTTCTATTTTACCCGCTGACTGATGAAGCTAAAGAATACATCGAGAGATTTTTGAAAGAAGACCCATATGCCCCCAAAGATGGAAGACTGTGGAGGCCGAGCTACGGAAAGGTTGAGCCGTTAAAGAGTTCGATAGTATTCAAAAATGTAAGCAAGGTTTTCGAGAGCGAGCTTGACATAAAAGGTCTTCCTGAGGAAATTCAAGAGCTTTTGAGGGCATTTGGGGTTAGACACAGGGTTATACAGAGACCCGTTTTGAGAAATCTCAATTTTGAAATCAAACCAAAAGAATTAATTGTTATCGTTGGGGCAAGCGGAGCTGGAAAGACGACACTTTTACGCTTAATCCTTGGAGCAGCTAAAGGCTACTGGGAGGAGAAGTACAGACCAACAAGCGGAAAAATTGAAGTTCCGGATAATGTTAAGGTTTCAGTTATGATTCCTGGAGAGTTTGAACCTTCTTTTGGTTCAGAGAGCATATTAGAACACGTTTACAGAAAAATCAAGGATTTAAATGCGGCAGTTGAAGTTTTAAACCGCTCTGGCTTGAGTGATGCTGTGCTTTACAGGGCAAAGTTTGGTGAGCTCTCCACAGGGCAGAAGGAGAGGGCTAAGATCGCATCTCTGCTTGCAGAGAAGCCGAATCTATTACTTATGGACGAGTTTGCTGCTCATCTTGATACTCTAACTGCTATGAGGGTTGCAAAGAAGGTCAGCGAGATAATTCGTGAAGCTGGAATTACGGCAGTGATAATCACCCACAGACCGGAGGTCGTTAAAGCCCTCGACCCTGATAAGGTGCTCTTTGTTGGCTACGGCACAGTTAGAGTTAGTGATGGAAGTGCTCACTCTTGA
- a CDS encoding DUF4097 family beta strand repeat-containing protein gives MIEIVEREYEITDGLKLIISNVNGLIKINGYEGDTIKMKAEKKWGLLAPEPKIKVKKEGNILKIEAKYKKTFGISLGGSSVNFDILVPKTVEVEKVGSVNGKISISDVSGVIKIGNVNGSIELENVEVSKVGNVNGSIKALLRAVRNDVKISTVNGSIKVLLPRTTDATILASTTNGRILAEGFENVTTSSAGTFGPKSFSAQLGSGNYSVKLSTVNGSIEIRLI, from the coding sequence ATGATTGAGATAGTGGAGAGAGAGTACGAGATAACTGATGGATTGAAGCTTATTATCAGCAATGTCAACGGATTAATCAAAATAAATGGTTATGAGGGAGATACAATAAAAATGAAAGCAGAGAAGAAGTGGGGTCTTCTTGCGCCAGAGCCAAAAATCAAGGTAAAGAAGGAAGGAAATATTCTGAAAATCGAGGCTAAGTACAAGAAAACTTTTGGGATTAGCTTAGGTGGAAGCTCAGTAAACTTTGATATTCTTGTTCCGAAAACCGTCGAAGTAGAGAAAGTCGGCAGTGTAAACGGCAAAATCTCAATTTCAGATGTCAGTGGAGTTATTAAAATTGGAAACGTAAATGGGTCAATTGAGCTTGAAAATGTAGAAGTTAGCAAAGTTGGGAATGTGAATGGCTCAATAAAAGCTTTGTTAAGAGCAGTAAGAAACGACGTAAAGATTTCAACTGTAAACGGTTCAATAAAAGTTTTGCTCCCAAGAACTACTGATGCAACAATTTTGGCAAGCACGACAAATGGGAGAATTTTAGCGGAGGGTTTTGAGAACGTTACAACTTCTTCGGCAGGGACATTTGGACCCAAGAGTTTCAGTGCACAGCTTGGCTCCGGAAACTATTCAGTTAAGCTCTCCACAGTAAACGGAAGCATAGAGATTAGGCTCATATGA